Within the Acidipropionibacterium acidipropionici genome, the region CATGCCTGTTGAGGCCGCGATGCGTGAAGTGGGATGGCTCAGCCGGGGTCATGCGGCCCGCATGTTCCGGAGGGCCGTCGGCGTGACCCCGAACCGGTACCGTCGACTGGCTCGTCAGCAGACCGCGGCATGACCAGGAGACTGATCACCGCACTTTTGATACGCACATCTGCATCATCAGTGGCACGTAAGCCCGACTAGCCGCCTCGCCTGGTAGTCCGGTGGGGACTCGTCGGGTTCATCGCGGAGCCTGACGGTCACCGTCTCCGTTCGTTGCCCGTCTCGTCTTCTGCTGATCCTCCCGGCGCACCTCATGGTCGCAAGGGTCATCCCCCGGTTGATGGCCCGCTGCCGGGAGGAGGTCTGTCATGGCGACGAACGAGGAGAGACGGGCAGCGCGGGACGCGAAGCTCGATGAACTGCACGAGCGCCTCACCGGCGCGGTCGAGCAGCTGGTCTCGGGTGAGGACTGGGCGCGAGCGCTGGCGTTCGCTGCGCAGTTCCGGTCGCGATCGTTCAACAACACCCTGCTGATCTGGTTCCAGCATGCGGCGAACTACGAGGCCGGTCGTGTCCCGTCCCCTGTTCCGTCCTACGTCGCTGGCTACCGGCAGTGGCAGACCCTCGGCCGACAGGTGGCGAAGGGTCAGCCGGGCTACATGATCTATGCCCCGGTCACGGGTCGTTACGCGTCTTCGACGCCCTCGGATCCGGAGTCGTGGCGGCGTCTGGGCCGAGGTGAGAAGCCCCGACCTGGCGAGGTCGTGCGGTCGAAGATGGTCGGGGCCAAGCCTGCCTACGTCTGGGATGCGTCGCAAACCACCGGGGATCCGATCCCAGAATCCCCGACCCCGAAGCTGCTCGAAGGGGAAGCGCCTGTCGGGCTCTGGGACGGCCTCGCCGGGCAGGTTGATGCGGCAGGGTTCGAGCTGTGCCTGGTCGAGCACGAGGGGGTGATCCACGGCGCGAACGGGCTCACCGATTACACGGCGAAGACGGTATCGGTGCGGGAGAACATGGAGCCCGCCGCGCGTGTGAAAACCCTCGTACACGAGCTTGGGCATGCGCTGATGCACGGCCCGGACCAGGACGAGGCGCGGCAGCACCGCGGAATCGGAGAGGTCGAGGCCGAGTCGGTTGCATTGATGGTCGGCGCCGCGCACGGGATGGACACCACCGGTTACACGATCCCGTATGTGTCCACGTGGGCAGCGCGTGTGGATGGCAACGAGCCGGCCGAGGTCGTCAAGGCCACCGGGGAGCGGGTCCGCAAGACCGCGCTGGCGATCCTTGACCAGCTCAACACCAATCAGATCACCGACGGCGTCCCGCCGGGACTCAACCGCGGGACACCGGCCCGTCAGTCCTCGACCCGTGCGCAGACGCCGGCTTCGCTGCCGGAGCCGGCTCTGTCTCCTGCTGCGCCGGTCGCTGTGGGAAGGGAGCTGTGATGACCGCGCATGATGCCTTGGCGTCGGTGATGGCGCGGGTCGCCGAGCAGTGGTCTGCAGCAGTGGCCGCACGTGAGCTGGCTGGGGCCGGTGTGCCGGTGTTCCCTGTCATTCCGGGTGGCAAGCGTCCGCTGACCGAGCACGGCTTCCACGACGCGACGACCGATGTCGCTCGGGTGGAGTCGTGGTGGCGGGTCAGTCCTGCTGCAAATATCGGCGTGCCCACTGGCGCGGCGTCTGGAATGGTGGTCGTCGATGTCGATGTCCACGGCCCCGTCGATGGGCACGATGCGATGGGCCGGGCGCGGCAGGCAGGCCTGGTTGACGGGTGGCTGCTGCTGGTCGCGACGCCCTCCGGTGGCACACACGCGTACTACCCCGCTACTCCGGGGGTGCAGCAGCGTTCGTGGCAGGCGGCGCAAGCGGGGATCGATTTCCGCGGCGATGGCGGCTACATCGTGGTCCCACCGTCAGTGGTCGACCTCGGAGGCGCGACGGCGCCCTACCGGGTAAGGCAGGTCAATCCCGGACCGGCCTCGGCGATCGACGCCGAGGGCTTGCGGAACTTCCTCGCCCCTCGGCCTCTGCCCCCACGGCCGCGGGAGGGTGCGCGTGTTCAGGGCCTGGAGGATATAGAGCGGCTGGCGGCGTGGGTGGCTGCTCGGCAGGAGGGCGAACGCAACCGCGGCCTGTTCTGGGCCGCATGCCGACTGGCCGAGAGCAATGTTCCTGCCTCGGACGCGCTCGATGTGCTCACCGCCGCCGCGGGCCATGCAGGGCTGAGCGGACGGGAAGTGAGCACGACCGTCCGCTCCGCCTACCGCACGATCGGAGTCTTCCCATCCCCTCAGCGCGGCTCGCAGCCTGCAACGGGTGGCACGGCTCAGAGGGGGTCGGTGCGCAGCGAGCCGCTGGTGTTTAGGGGGTTGGCGTGAGCACCCGGCGGTGGGCGGTGGTCACGGCGGTCGCGGGGACGGTGTTCATCGCGGGCGGCGCGTTCTGGTTGTCATTCACCGCGCTTGCAGACCTCGCCTCCCGCTCCGGCATCGCTGCGGGACAGGCCTGGGCATGGCCGCTGATCGTGGACGGGATCATCGTCGTGGCCACGGTCGCCGTCGTCGCCCTCAGCGGACAACGCGTCGCATGGTATCCCTGGGCACTGTTGACCGGTGGTGCGGCGGTGTCGGTGACGGCGAACGCGCTACACGCTGTCGTTGCCGCCGACGCTGATGTGCCCGGCCTGCTTGCCGCGTGCGTCGCCGCGGTCCCTCCCGTCGTGCTGCTGGCGATCACTCACCTCACCGTCGTCCTGACCCGCACCGGCGGCGCCGGGCACTTCCCACCGGACAACGAAGTCGCTCTTCCGGACGCCCGAGAACCGCTGCCTGCCTCACAGACCACGGCAGTCCACCTGCCCCGGAGCAACACGGAGGTGCCTGGGACTGCACCGTCAACCGCAGATCAGGTCGCTGATGGCCCGGACATTGCCTCGCAGCAGGATTCGGAATCGCGACGAGTCCAGGCGCAGCGGTGGCGGGCGGAGGGGTGGTCGAACAAGGCGATCGCGCGTCAGCTTGGCGTGCACCCGTCCACGGTCGGGCGATGGTTCGCCACGAAGCACCTATCCGACAACCCCACCGGCCTCGTCGATACCGACGACGGTGACCACCGCGAGAAGGAGATGACCTCATGATCAGCGACCAGACACCAGACCAGATCGACGGCACCGAGACCGTGGGCCGGGACCAGACACGTGCGGCAGTGGCCAGTGTCGGCGAGTACCACGCGGGAATGCCTGACGCTGCCGAGCACCCTGAGGGTGACCTGACGCCGGATGCGATCTCGGCGCGGAAGGTCGCGACTCACCGTCCGCCTCTGCCAGGTTCGCCGGTTCGGGCGCGCGGGGTGGAGTGGATACGGCCCACCGATCTGCTTGCCCGTCAGACGGCGACCCTGGCCGGGCGCGGGATCGACCTCCAGGCCGATCTGTCTCGCCGCACCCGCCAGAGCGCGGTCGCTGTGGCGCGGGCCGCAGGCGATCGGGCGCGGCGGTTGCCGCCCGTGTCGGCGTTCGGTCGCGGCCGCGCTCCGCGGCCCATCTCTCGTTCCGCGGTCGGGATGAGCTGAGCCGCACGTGGTGATGGGTCATGGGCGCACGCGCATCGACGGCACGACAGACACCAGCCCGGCCGTGGGGCCGGGTGCGCACCTGTCTGCCAGGAGGTGCCCTACCCATGACCACAACCGACAGCAGCAGCGTCCCCACGCCCTCGAAGTCCGGCGGGGCGAGCGAGGACTTCACCACCAGCGAGGGACTCCGAGCCCTCCTGCACCGGCTCCACGAAGCAGATGCCCGATCGTGGCGCGAGGACCCGGGCGCGCGAGAACTCATGCAGTACGCGGCCGAGAAGTACGAGCCACTGGCCCGCAAGCATGGCCTGGACCCGTGGGAGGCGGCAACCGCGGCGTTCGAGGTGATGCGCACCCGGGCTGTCCGGGAGGCCGCAGACCCGTGGGCGGTGATCACCCACGCGGTGCGGATCACCTGCATCTTCGAGCAGCGTGCCCAGGGTCTGCTGTGCTCGGTCCACCAGGCCCGACGGCCGCACATCTCTGCGCTTCATGACCCGGAACGGTTCAGCGACCGGGAGACGCCGTTGACCGACTACCACCCGGCCTTCCACATCCCTGACCCCCACGACGACGCCACCGACCACTCCCCAGCGGACGCGAATACGGAGTCCGCAGGTGCGACGATGTCCGCGACCGCCGCGGTCGATGACGCCGTGATGCTGTTCACCGAGCTGGGCTGGCCAGGCGATGCGGCGCGGGCGGCGATCGACTACGTCTGCACCGCCCTGACCCGCGCCGGGTCCAGGCAGTCAGCGTTCGAGGCGCTGCGCCGCGACCGGTACGCGCTGGCGTTCCTCGACCTGCCCCGCACGTCCTGGAGCGCGCTGCTGCGGGCTCTGTTGGGTCATCCGCACCCGGCGTACGCGGCCACCGGCACCGGCCGCGGTGCGCTGCTGCGGCTGCTGCTCGGGGAGAGCCCGGCGATGCTGCTACGCGATGACGACCTCGTGCTCACCATCGCGTTGGCCTCCCCCGGCCGGGAACGAGGTGACGGCTCGTGACCGCGCACCACCCGCCATCGGGGTACATCGAGCTGGAACGCACCGTCGAGTCCATCCTCGTCGGGCAGCGGCACCGCACCGACTACGGCGACCTCGACGAACTCGCCGCTTCAATCGAGCGTGAGGGACTGCTCCAGCCGATCACGATCACTCCCGACGGAGTCCTGGTCTGCGGTGCTCGCCGGCTGGCCGCGATCCGGAAGCTGGGCTGGAAGAGCGTGAACGTGTGGGTGCGCTCGGGGATCTCCGACCGCCTCGGGCAGCTCCTGGCCGAGCAGGACGACAACGTGCTGCACAAGCCACTGACCCCGCTAGAAGCCGCCGCCCTCTACCGCGAACTGAAGACGCTCATGGCCGAAGACGCCGCCCGCCGCCAGGCCACCACACGGTTCAGCAGCGACCGGCAACCGGTCCCCGACGGTGTGGGAAAATTTCCCACACCGTCCAAACGGCCCGTCCGCGCCGACGAGCAGGCAGCCGCGATGATCCCTGGCGGCGCCTCTTACAAGACCCACGAGAAGATCAGCTACCTCCAGCAGATCGCCGACAACACTGACCAGCCCGCCGACCTGCGTGAACGGGCGAAAGCAGAACTGGCAGGCATCGAGGACGGCGCCCCCGTCGATCCCGCCTACCGCCGCATCCGCGCCGACATCGACCAACACAGCGCAGAGCACTCAACAAGGGATGCGCAGCTGCATCAGCTTGCTGCCGACGCCCTCGCACGCATCCAGGCCGAGAAGCAGTCCAAGAAACGCCGAGGGCCACGACCGGTCCGGCCCGCCGACGATGGAGAAGTCGTGAGGTATCCGGTGCGGGCGTTCGTACACACCTGGACCGAACTGGCTGACTGGTGGACCCACTACGACATCGATGAGCTTGCCCGCGAACTCGACGACGAGCAGTTCGAGACGTTCCTTGCCACCGTGGAGGGCACGCGACGGTTCGCTGCTGAACTCCGCGCCGCCCGCACCGGGCTCAACGCCGATGATGCTGCGCTGACCGGACGGGCGCGGCTGCGTGCCCTCTGATCACGCCCAGACCGACCACGGGGGCCACGGGCGCACCTGACGGGCATGAAGGCTCCCACCCTCGCCCATTCGCACGCACGACGACGCATCGTCATTCTCATCGCAGCCACACTGCTTCTGCTCGCCGGTCTCGGCGTCTACGGGCTCGCCCGCGGTCCGCACCCCGCCACCGTCTCGGATTCGCCCACAGCGGCAACCGGCCCGCCGGCTTTTCCGACGGCCTCACCTGACTCCACGGGGACATCTACCTCTCCGACCGTCACCGCCTCCGACGACCCAGAGACGTTCGCGAGGAACGTCGCGCAGGCCCTGTTCACATGGGACACCGCAAGCGGATTCATGCCTCTGGATTACACCGCGGGGGTGCTGGAGGTCGCCGACCCCACCGGTGAGGAGCAGGCCGGCCTCGCTTCAGACATCGCCGCGTACCTCCCGTCGCGCGAAGCGTGGCTTCAGCTGCGGCAGTATGCCACCACCCAAACCCTCACCGTCACCGACACCCGCATCCCCGAGGCCTGGGATGAAGCGCTCGCCCAGGCCCGGCCAGGTCAGCTGATCCCGGGCACGGCCGCAGTGACGATCGAGGGCATCCGGCACCGTACCGGCACCTGGGAAGGCGAACCCGTCGAGTCGGAGCATCAGGTGGCGTTCACGGTGTTCCTCGTCTGCGGACCCACCTACGACACCTGCCACCTGCTGCGTCTCTCGCAGCTCGACAACCCCCTGCACTAACCCCAGGTGGTGACAGTCCAGTGTTGAAAAAGATCACCATCGTCGCGCTCGCCCTACTCATGCTTGCGCCGTCCGCGCTCCTCGTCGGAATCGGGACGCTGATGAACCCCGCCGTCTCAGCAGCCGGCGGATGCGTGGCGCCCGGGTCGTATCTGACCGTCGGAAACGTGCCGCAGTCCCTGGAGGTGACCACCGCAGACGGCACCACGTTCACGCTCAACCACCGACAGCTCACCCACGCCGCGACGATCATCGACACCGGTTCGCAGATCGACGGAGTCACCCGTGACGGGGTCGAGATCGCGCTCATGGCCGCACTGACCGAGTCAACGCTGCGGATGCTGTCGAACACCAGCGCCTACCCCGAGTCCGACACCTACCCCAACGACGGGGACGGCTCCGACCATGACTCCCTCGGTCTGTTCCAGATGCGCCCCCAGTCCGGCTGGGGAACCGTCGCCGAACTCATGGACCCGGGCTATCAGGCCCGGGCCTTCTTCGGCGGTCCGACCGGCCCCAACGGAGGGTCCCCGCGGGGCCTGCTCGACATCCCCGGTTGGGAGCAGATGGACAAAGGCGAAGCCGCCCAAGCCGTCGAAGTCTCCGCCTACCCCGACCGATACCGCAACTACGAGCCGGTCGCCGCCACCCTCCTGACCACCCTCACCAGCGGAAGCAGCGACAGTGCGAACAGCAAGGCGGTGGCGGGTAAGGTTCCAGAATCCTCGCGGGTGGTGTTCCCCCTGCCCGCGGACACGTGGGTGCTGACCAGCCCGTTCGGATGGCGAAGCCACCCCATCAGCGGCGAACGGAAGCTGCACGCCGGTACCGACTTCGCCGCCCCGGACGGCACCGCGATCCTCGCCGCCGCCGACGGAGTCGTCACCGTCTCGAACTACAGCCAGTCCGGCGGCGGCATCATCGTCATCGAGCACACCATCCGCGGTGAGAAGGTCGCGACCGCCTACATTCACATGTGGCACGACGGCATCCACGTCGCCGTCGGCGACACCGTGACCGCCGGCCAGCACATCGGCGACGTCGGCTCCAGCGGGCAGAGCACCGGCCCGCACCTGCACTTCGAGGTCCGTCCCGGCGGCACGAACGCCGAAGCCATCGACCCCGCGGCGTGGCTCAACGACCACGACGCCGCCGACCTGCCCGCCAGTGACACCCCGAACACGCCAGGCACCGGTGGCTGCAAAGCCGGCACAAGTCCGGGCGACGGGCCCGACGAGGTCAGCGGGGACCCGGATCGGATGGTCGAGGATCCGACCAGTGCCGGGCAGATCACCGCCCGCATGCTCCACCTCTACCAACAAGCCTCCGCCACGTTCCCGGACACCTCCTGGGCCTGCTACTCACCCCGCCCCGGCACCCGCAGCGAGCACCCGCTCGGGCGAGCTTGTGACATCACCTTCGGCAACCCGATCGGCGGGCGGCCCACACCCGAGCAGCTAGAAGCCGGCTGGGCGGTGACGAACTGGATGAAGGACCACGCCGAAACCTTGGGCGTCGAATACCTCATCTGGCAGGGACAGATCTGGTCCCTGGCCCGCGCCGATGAAGGCTGGCGGCCCTACAACGGCGGCGGCATGCACGACCCCTCCGATGTCACCGGAGGCCACTACGACCACCTCCACGTCACCGTGCAGGAAGGCTGAGGGGCCATATGGACGTGTTCCCTAACTTCGACGGACTCGGCGGCATCGGAGACCTCCGCGAGGTCGTCGGCGCACTGCTGACGATCGTGCTGATCGTGGCGGTGCACATGCTGATCGTCTCCGCGATCATCTGGGCGATCGCCTCCGCGAACGGGAACCTTGCCGCTGCCTCCAAGGCCCGTGCCGGTGTGCTTGTCGCGCTTGGTGCGGCGGTCCTCGCCGGTGGCGGTGTGGCTTGGATGAACTGGCTCATGCACCTCGGCGAGCAGCTCTAGTAGTCATCGCTGCTCTGCCGGTGTGGAATAGGGATGATGCCGGCGTGGGCGAGATAGCTGGCCAGATCGTGGGTCAATAGCACCTGATCCAGTTGCTCCGGGGTGAACCAGCGCACATCGACAGCGTCGTCGCCCGCATGGAGCGTACCGCCGGTCGGGGTGGCGTCGAAGTCGTGCACCTCGAACACCCGACCGTCCCCGGTCGGGATCTCCACCATCCAGAGCTCCCGGCCGATCTCGACGAGGAGACCTGTCTCCTCGAACGCCTCCCGCGCTGCCGCCTCGGCGAGCGTCTCGCCGGGCTCGACCGACCCGCCGGGCACCGACCAGCGCCCTTTCTCCGGCTCAGTCCCGCGCAAGGCCAGCAGCACTCGCCCGTGCGAGTCGGTGATGACTGCACTGGCTGCCTGTACCCGTTCCATACCTCCTCACCCTACAGCCGAGCTGCGCCGCTGTTCCGCGTGTCCGAGCGTGGCCTGGGTGGGGGTGTGCACCTGAGAGGCGAACCACCATCCGCCACGCCGCCCGCTGTGAGCGGCGCTCGTCGTGAGGAGCAATCACCGTGTTCGACCTCGCCACCACCATTCTCGCCGCCGGTCCTGGGCTCGTGCCGATGGAGATCAACATCGAGCCCAATGACAGCGGGTTGCCTGGCATCGCGCAGCTTCGCACCATCGTCGGGGCCGTGATGACGGTCGGGCTCATCCTCTCCGTCCTCG harbors:
- a CDS encoding ArdC-like ssDNA-binding domain-containing protein → MATNEERRAARDAKLDELHERLTGAVEQLVSGEDWARALAFAAQFRSRSFNNTLLIWFQHAANYEAGRVPSPVPSYVAGYRQWQTLGRQVAKGQPGYMIYAPVTGRYASSTPSDPESWRRLGRGEKPRPGEVVRSKMVGAKPAYVWDASQTTGDPIPESPTPKLLEGEAPVGLWDGLAGQVDAAGFELCLVEHEGVIHGANGLTDYTAKTVSVRENMEPAARVKTLVHELGHALMHGPDQDEARQHRGIGEVEAESVALMVGAAHGMDTTGYTIPYVSTWAARVDGNEPAEVVKATGERVRKTALAILDQLNTNQITDGVPPGLNRGTPARQSSTRAQTPASLPEPALSPAAPVAVGREL
- a CDS encoding bifunctional DNA primase/polymerase encodes the protein MTAHDALASVMARVAEQWSAAVAARELAGAGVPVFPVIPGGKRPLTEHGFHDATTDVARVESWWRVSPAANIGVPTGAASGMVVVDVDVHGPVDGHDAMGRARQAGLVDGWLLLVATPSGGTHAYYPATPGVQQRSWQAAQAGIDFRGDGGYIVVPPSVVDLGGATAPYRVRQVNPGPASAIDAEGLRNFLAPRPLPPRPREGARVQGLEDIERLAAWVAARQEGERNRGLFWAACRLAESNVPASDALDVLTAAAGHAGLSGREVSTTVRSAYRTIGVFPSPQRGSQPATGGTAQRGSVRSEPLVFRGLA
- a CDS encoding DUF2637 domain-containing protein, producing MSTRRWAVVTAVAGTVFIAGGAFWLSFTALADLASRSGIAAGQAWAWPLIVDGIIVVATVAVVALSGQRVAWYPWALLTGGAAVSVTANALHAVVAADADVPGLLAACVAAVPPVVLLAITHLTVVLTRTGGAGHFPPDNEVALPDAREPLPASQTTAVHLPRSNTEVPGTAPSTADQVADGPDIASQQDSESRRVQAQRWRAEGWSNKAIARQLGVHPSTVGRWFATKHLSDNPTGLVDTDDGDHREKEMTS
- a CDS encoding ParB N-terminal domain-containing protein, with amino-acid sequence MTAHHPPSGYIELERTVESILVGQRHRTDYGDLDELAASIEREGLLQPITITPDGVLVCGARRLAAIRKLGWKSVNVWVRSGISDRLGQLLAEQDDNVLHKPLTPLEAAALYRELKTLMAEDAARRQATTRFSSDRQPVPDGVGKFPTPSKRPVRADEQAAAMIPGGASYKTHEKISYLQQIADNTDQPADLRERAKAELAGIEDGAPVDPAYRRIRADIDQHSAEHSTRDAQLHQLAADALARIQAEKQSKKRRGPRPVRPADDGEVVRYPVRAFVHTWTELADWWTHYDIDELARELDDEQFETFLATVEGTRRFAAELRAARTGLNADDAALTGRARLRAL
- a CDS encoding M23 family metallopeptidase, with amino-acid sequence MLKKITIVALALLMLAPSALLVGIGTLMNPAVSAAGGCVAPGSYLTVGNVPQSLEVTTADGTTFTLNHRQLTHAATIIDTGSQIDGVTRDGVEIALMAALTESTLRMLSNTSAYPESDTYPNDGDGSDHDSLGLFQMRPQSGWGTVAELMDPGYQARAFFGGPTGPNGGSPRGLLDIPGWEQMDKGEAAQAVEVSAYPDRYRNYEPVAATLLTTLTSGSSDSANSKAVAGKVPESSRVVFPLPADTWVLTSPFGWRSHPISGERKLHAGTDFAAPDGTAILAAADGVVTVSNYSQSGGGIIVIEHTIRGEKVATAYIHMWHDGIHVAVGDTVTAGQHIGDVGSSGQSTGPHLHFEVRPGGTNAEAIDPAAWLNDHDAADLPASDTPNTPGTGGCKAGTSPGDGPDEVSGDPDRMVEDPTSAGQITARMLHLYQQASATFPDTSWACYSPRPGTRSEHPLGRACDITFGNPIGGRPTPEQLEAGWAVTNWMKDHAETLGVEYLIWQGQIWSLARADEGWRPYNGGGMHDPSDVTGGHYDHLHVTVQEG
- a CDS encoding DUF6112 family protein, which produces MDVFPNFDGLGGIGDLREVVGALLTIVLIVAVHMLIVSAIIWAIASANGNLAAASKARAGVLVALGAAVLAGGGVAWMNWLMHLGEQL
- a CDS encoding NUDIX domain-containing protein; this translates as MERVQAASAVITDSHGRVLLALRGTEPEKGRWSVPGGSVEPGETLAEAAAREAFEETGLLVEIGRELWMVEIPTGDGRVFEVHDFDATPTGGTLHAGDDAVDVRWFTPEQLDQVLLTHDLASYLAHAGIIPIPHRQSSDDY